From Hermetia illucens chromosome 6, iHerIll2.2.curated.20191125, whole genome shotgun sequence, one genomic window encodes:
- the LOC119659220 gene encoding glutamate--cysteine ligase isoform X2 encodes MGLLSEGSPLSWEETKKLSPHVREHGIEQFIHLYARLRDRQGDVLKWGDEVEYMLVKFDDKNKTAKLSLRAQEVLDALNEKERLDPYGVKSLWRPEYSAYMVEGTPGKPFGGLLAHFNVVEANMRYRRQEVTNLLPPGETIVSITAFPRLGCPKFSHPEYKTRPDDPDSAAQSNYFPDEAIYAGHPRFKTLTRNIRQRRGEKVSIKLKVFKDENTKLPVEGSPPGEPDVVHMDAMGFGMGCCCLQVTFQACNINEARTLYDQLAPLCPIMLALTAASPVHRGYLTESDCRWNVISASVDCRTPGERGEAPLKPGEIRIPKSRYDSIDSYLSEAGKDYNDIPLIYDEAIYNRLLKGGIDPLLAQHVAHLFIRDSVSLFSEKVHQNDEEDTDHFENIQSTNWQTMRFKPPPPNSSIGWRVEFRPCELQITDFENAAIVCFVVLLTRVILSYQLNFLIPISKVDENMHKAQKRNACQSELFWFRKDVRDKEACDCANGKDSDKKQNECKKMECEYELMTVDQIINGKETFPGLVPLIHSYLASMDVDTDTHCTIQQYLRFIQKRASGEILTMASWIRKEVVNHPEYKKDSIVTERINYDLLKKIKDIEEGAPCPELLGSANKTKTQDNIPSAIVKHLTNGACS; translated from the exons ATGGGACTCCTATCAGAGGGAAGTCCTCTTAGCTGGGAAGAGACGaaaaagctatcaccacacgtTCGTGAACATGGTATCGAGCAATTTATACATTTATATGCAAGACTTCGAGACCGGCAAGGAGATGTTCTGAAATGGGGTGATGAG GTGGAATACATGCTCGTTAAATTTGATGATAAGAATAAAACGGCAAAATTATCTCTTCGGGCGCAAGAAGTTTTGGATGCACTAAATGAAAAAGAACGTTTGGATCCATATG GCGTGAAATCTCTATGGCGCCCCGAATACAGTGCATACATGGTAGAAGGGACACCAGGGAAACCATTCGGCGGCCTACTAGCTCACTTCAATGTAGTCGAAGCCAATATGCGATACCGGCGACAGGAAGTAACAAATCTTTTACCACCTGGCGAAACTATCGTGAGCATTACGGCCTTCCCTCGTCTTGGTTGCCCGAAATTCTCACATCCTGAATATAAAACTCGCCCTGACGATCCTGATTCTGCAGCGCAATCAAACTACTTTCCTGATGAAGCCATTTACGCTGGACATCCACGATTCAAGACGTTAACTCGCAACATACGACAACGAAGAGGAGAGAAAGTATCAATCAAGTTAAaag TTTTCAAGGACGAGAATACAAAACTCCCAGTAGAGGGCAGTCCACCTGGTGAGCCTGATGTTGTTCACATGGATGCTATGGGCTTTGGAATGGGATGTTGTTGTCTTCAAGTTACTTTCCAGGCCTGTAACATAAATGAAGCACGAACACTTTATGATCAGTTGGCACCACTTTGTCCGATTATGTTAGCATTGACCGCTGCCTCGCCCGTTCATCGCGGCTATTTAACAGAATCAGATTGCCGTTGGAATGTAATCAGTGCATCAGTAGATTGTAGGACACCCGGAGAGAGGGGAGAAGCACCACTTAAACCGGGAGAAATTCGAATTCCTAAATCGCGATATGATTCGATTGATTCGTATCTATCAGAAGCTGGGAAAGA CTACAACGACATACCCTTGATATACGACGAGGCTATTTACAATCGACTACTAAAGGGCGGAATTGACCCTCTGCTTGCTCAACATGTCGCACATTTGTTCATACGTGATTCAGTTTCGCTGTTTAGTGAAAAAGTGCATCAAAATGATGAAGAGGATACAGACCATTTCGAAAATATACAATCAACCAATTGGCAAACAATGCGTTTCAAACCACCACCCCCAAATTCATCGATCGGTTGGCGCGTTGAATTTCGTCCTTGTGAATTACAAATTACTGACTTCGAGAATGCCGCGATTGTGTGCTTTGTTGTTTTATTGACCAGAGTAATTTTATCATACCAACTGAACTTTTTAATACCAATTAGCAAG GTGGACGAAAATATGCATAAAGCTCAAAAAAGGAATGCATGTCAATCGGAGTTGTTTTGGTTCCGAAAAGacgtgcgagacaaagaggcatgTGATTGTGCAAACGGAAAGGATTCCGACAAGAAACAAAATGAATGCAAGAAAATGGAATGCGAATATGAACTGATGACTGTCGATCAAATTATTAATGGAAAA GAAACATTCCCGGGCCTGGTTCCACTTATCCACAGCTACCTCGCGTCAATGGACGTTGATACAGACACACATTGCACCATTCAACAGTACTTACGTTTCATTCAGAAGCGGGCTTCGGGGGAAATATTAACAATGGCCTCATGGATACGTAAGGAGGTTGTGAACCATCCTGAATATAA GAAAGACTCAATTGTTACGGAACGCATCAATTACGATTTATTGAAAAAGATTAAAGACATCGAAGAGGGTGCGCCGTGCCCAGAACTATTAGGAAGTGCGAATAAAACAAAGACACAAGACAACATTCCATCGGCAATTGTTAAACACTTAACTAATGGAGCGTGCAGTTAG
- the LOC119659220 gene encoding glutamate--cysteine ligase isoform X1 translates to MCFRHWPSDVFRLRNMGLLSEGSPLSWEETKKLSPHVREHGIEQFIHLYARLRDRQGDVLKWGDEVEYMLVKFDDKNKTAKLSLRAQEVLDALNEKERLDPYGVKSLWRPEYSAYMVEGTPGKPFGGLLAHFNVVEANMRYRRQEVTNLLPPGETIVSITAFPRLGCPKFSHPEYKTRPDDPDSAAQSNYFPDEAIYAGHPRFKTLTRNIRQRRGEKVSIKLKVFKDENTKLPVEGSPPGEPDVVHMDAMGFGMGCCCLQVTFQACNINEARTLYDQLAPLCPIMLALTAASPVHRGYLTESDCRWNVISASVDCRTPGERGEAPLKPGEIRIPKSRYDSIDSYLSEAGKDYNDIPLIYDEAIYNRLLKGGIDPLLAQHVAHLFIRDSVSLFSEKVHQNDEEDTDHFENIQSTNWQTMRFKPPPPNSSIGWRVEFRPCELQITDFENAAIVCFVVLLTRVILSYQLNFLIPISKVDENMHKAQKRNACQSELFWFRKDVRDKEACDCANGKDSDKKQNECKKMECEYELMTVDQIINGKETFPGLVPLIHSYLASMDVDTDTHCTIQQYLRFIQKRASGEILTMASWIRKEVVNHPEYKKDSIVTERINYDLLKKIKDIEEGAPCPELLGSANKTKTQDNIPSAIVKHLTNGACS, encoded by the exons ATGTGTTTCCGTCATTGGCCAAGCGATGTGTTCAGATT ACGAAATATGGGACTCCTATCAGAGGGAAGTCCTCTTAGCTGGGAAGAGACGaaaaagctatcaccacacgtTCGTGAACATGGTATCGAGCAATTTATACATTTATATGCAAGACTTCGAGACCGGCAAGGAGATGTTCTGAAATGGGGTGATGAG GTGGAATACATGCTCGTTAAATTTGATGATAAGAATAAAACGGCAAAATTATCTCTTCGGGCGCAAGAAGTTTTGGATGCACTAAATGAAAAAGAACGTTTGGATCCATATG GCGTGAAATCTCTATGGCGCCCCGAATACAGTGCATACATGGTAGAAGGGACACCAGGGAAACCATTCGGCGGCCTACTAGCTCACTTCAATGTAGTCGAAGCCAATATGCGATACCGGCGACAGGAAGTAACAAATCTTTTACCACCTGGCGAAACTATCGTGAGCATTACGGCCTTCCCTCGTCTTGGTTGCCCGAAATTCTCACATCCTGAATATAAAACTCGCCCTGACGATCCTGATTCTGCAGCGCAATCAAACTACTTTCCTGATGAAGCCATTTACGCTGGACATCCACGATTCAAGACGTTAACTCGCAACATACGACAACGAAGAGGAGAGAAAGTATCAATCAAGTTAAaag TTTTCAAGGACGAGAATACAAAACTCCCAGTAGAGGGCAGTCCACCTGGTGAGCCTGATGTTGTTCACATGGATGCTATGGGCTTTGGAATGGGATGTTGTTGTCTTCAAGTTACTTTCCAGGCCTGTAACATAAATGAAGCACGAACACTTTATGATCAGTTGGCACCACTTTGTCCGATTATGTTAGCATTGACCGCTGCCTCGCCCGTTCATCGCGGCTATTTAACAGAATCAGATTGCCGTTGGAATGTAATCAGTGCATCAGTAGATTGTAGGACACCCGGAGAGAGGGGAGAAGCACCACTTAAACCGGGAGAAATTCGAATTCCTAAATCGCGATATGATTCGATTGATTCGTATCTATCAGAAGCTGGGAAAGA CTACAACGACATACCCTTGATATACGACGAGGCTATTTACAATCGACTACTAAAGGGCGGAATTGACCCTCTGCTTGCTCAACATGTCGCACATTTGTTCATACGTGATTCAGTTTCGCTGTTTAGTGAAAAAGTGCATCAAAATGATGAAGAGGATACAGACCATTTCGAAAATATACAATCAACCAATTGGCAAACAATGCGTTTCAAACCACCACCCCCAAATTCATCGATCGGTTGGCGCGTTGAATTTCGTCCTTGTGAATTACAAATTACTGACTTCGAGAATGCCGCGATTGTGTGCTTTGTTGTTTTATTGACCAGAGTAATTTTATCATACCAACTGAACTTTTTAATACCAATTAGCAAG GTGGACGAAAATATGCATAAAGCTCAAAAAAGGAATGCATGTCAATCGGAGTTGTTTTGGTTCCGAAAAGacgtgcgagacaaagaggcatgTGATTGTGCAAACGGAAAGGATTCCGACAAGAAACAAAATGAATGCAAGAAAATGGAATGCGAATATGAACTGATGACTGTCGATCAAATTATTAATGGAAAA GAAACATTCCCGGGCCTGGTTCCACTTATCCACAGCTACCTCGCGTCAATGGACGTTGATACAGACACACATTGCACCATTCAACAGTACTTACGTTTCATTCAGAAGCGGGCTTCGGGGGAAATATTAACAATGGCCTCATGGATACGTAAGGAGGTTGTGAACCATCCTGAATATAA GAAAGACTCAATTGTTACGGAACGCATCAATTACGATTTATTGAAAAAGATTAAAGACATCGAAGAGGGTGCGCCGTGCCCAGAACTATTAGGAAGTGCGAATAAAACAAAGACACAAGACAACATTCCATCGGCAATTGTTAAACACTTAACTAATGGAGCGTGCAGTTAG